In Haliscomenobacter hydrossis DSM 1100, the DNA window GGGTGCTAAAGTTATACGGCAAGTTTACGGAAAGATTGGGAGAAAAAGGAGAAAGGGGCGACTTAGGAATGATGAAAAAATAACTACCACCTTTTCACTTTGCTCTTTTGTGTTTATTCATCCTATCTTTTCCGTCCCTAAGCACAAAATAGCTGCGTCTAAAGGTGTCATTTATTTTTTCATCGTTCCTAAGTCGCCCATCCTCCTGAACGCCGAAGGCGTAACCCCCATTACCTTCTTAAAAGCAACATTAAACACCGACAAGGTATTGAAGCCACTATCAAACGCCACCGCAGCAATTTTCAAGTGCGTGCATTGCGGGTCGAGCAACAAGTAACAAGCATATTCCACCCGGTGCCGGTTCAGCCAATCGGAAAAATTGCTGCCCTCATAAGTGTTGATGTAATGCGAAAGGGCATGGGGGCTGATGTCCAGTTGTTGCGCCAGCTTGTCCAAGGTCAATTCGGGATTCAGAAAAACACCTTTCTCCGCTAGCAGTTTTTGTAGATTCTCCCGAATTTGCGGGATCTTTTCTGATTTTAGTACACTCACTTTGTTCCCTTCCAAGCCGTATCCTTTTTGGAGCAGGGCACTGTTTTTGATAAAAAAAGCCAAAATCGCATACACAATGATGGTGTAAAACAGCGGGCAAAAAATGACACAAAGCAGCTTGGCGTTGTTGAAACTGTAGCCCAGAATCAACACGCTCAAAAAGAACAACAACCCGAACATCCACTGCTGTACTTTGCGGGTATCGATTCCTTCCGCACGCTTTTTGGCAAGCTCGGACAGAAATAGCCGATAACCGTACACCAGGTACAGGATCCAATGCAGCAAAGTCAATTGATTGATCAGGAACCAGCCATCGTTAAACGGCTCAAAAAAGGGGGCGGGTGAAAAAACACGGCGGCCAAGCAGACTCAAACCCAGCAAAACCAGCGCGGGAATCAGGTGCAAACGAAAAAAAGCCCGAGCTGGGGGCGTTTTGAACACCGAAAGCACATACACGACAAAAGATGGCCCCAAGCACAAGTTGAGCACCAAACCCCAATCCGCCCAATCCGCCAGAGGGCTCCGGTAAAAATAATGAACGGTGGTAATGGCAAAACGCAAGCTGAGCAGGAAAATAAACCAGCCCAGGTAACGATTGGAATCTTGGGGCACACTGCGTGCTTGACGCAGCAAATATCCGCCAAATAAAAGCCCGTTGGCGATGCCCAAACTTGCAAATGCGGCGAATAAACTGTCGAATTGATACATGTTTACTGATGGATTTATAAATCAGGTAGACCGATTGGCGGCCAAGTGTCATTTTTGCAAAAAATCAATCAACGACCATGCAAAAGTACATGCTTTCTTCCATTGGAGCTTTCTCCTTATGCTTGCTCTTTTCATTTTTTACTACGACTAATGTCTCGGCACAAATCGCCGAACTGTTTGCGCCTGGCGTCATTTCTGATGGGGGTGTTTTTGGGCTGACGCTTTCCCCTGATGGTAAAACGGCGGTTTTTGTGCGTGCTTATGGAGGGCGGGATAGTTTACACCTGTTTATTTCCAGGCTTGAAAATGGCAACTGGTCAACCCCGGTTCGGGCACCCTTTTCTACACTCGGAAAAAACTGGAATGACATCGATCCGGCTTTTTCACCCGATGGAAAATTCTTGCTTTTTAATTCTAACCGGCCTTTGGCGGGGCGACCTAAAGCAGACTTTGACATTTGGGGCGTGAAACGAACCCAAACGGGTTGGGGCGAAGCCTATCACCTCGGGGACGTAATCAATACCGATAGTTCGGACATTTACGCCACCGTGGCCAATTCGGGGAACATCTATTTTTCCTCCAACCGTGCCGGAGGTCTTGGAAAACTTGACCTTTACATGAGTGTGTACCGCAATGGCGCCTATCAAAGCCCCCAAAATCTGGGCGCAGAGATCAATACCCAAAACCACGACAGCAACCCGTTCATTTCCCCCAAAGAGGATTACCTGATTTTTTGGCGGCAAGACCCCGATGGATATGGAGCGTCCGACCTCTATATTAGTTTCAGAAAGAAAAACACCTGGACTAAAGCGCTCAATTTGGGCCCAGCGATCAACACGGAAATCGGAGAGTTTTGCCCCTTCATCCAACCCAAAGGCAAAAAATTGTTTTTCTCCAGAACCCGGGTGAATGGTGCCGTACGCGTAGAGAACATTTATTCCATCGATTTTTCGGCAAAGCAATTTAGAAGTGTACAGAAATAGATGTAACCTTTATACCCCACGCAGGATGATCAGGTGATTTTTGTCGGATGAACTTTTTGGTCTTACTTTTGCGTTTGATCAACAAGTACAACATCCTTATGCAATCAATTTTTCAAACCTACCTGGAGCTTGGATTTGCGCACATTGCCGACTTGGCGGGGTACGACCACATCCTGTTCATCGTCGTATTGTGTGCCATTTACCGGTTACAAGAGTGGCGAAAAGTCGCCATTTTGGTTACCGCCTTTACCATTGGGCATTCACTTACATTGGGTATGGCGGCGATGAACATCATTCCCGTCAATACCAAAATGGTGGAGTTTTTGATCCCCTTGACCATCTTTTTGACCGCCATTTACAATGTAGTCTACCACCGATTTGACCAGCGTGAAATCCAGTCCAGAACATTTAATCGTAATATCAATGTAAATTATGTGTTTGCCCTTGTATTTGGGTTGATCCATGGTTTGGGCTTTTCCAATTTTTTCCGATCTTTGACAATGCCAGGCAATGAAAGCGACTTAATTGTACAGCTATTGGCCTTCAATATCGGGGTTGAAATTGGTCAATTGACCATTGTTGCGGTCATTCTGATTTTTTCCCTCTTGGCATTCAGCGTGTTACGAATCAAACAACGCGAGTACAATCTGTTTGTATCCGGCGCTGCTGCGGGTTTGTCCCTGGTGATGATGTTGGAAAGGAACCCGTTCACATAGTGAATTTGCTAAATTAAAGTCATTTTTCGATGAATGGTTTGATTTTATCGGAGTTTGGTATTATATTGCATTTAATTGGTAAAAACATGAGTTTAAGCCAAAGTTGGAAACGCGCAATCAAGTACATTCTTATTCTTCCTATTCGATTCTACAAGGTAGCAATCTGGCCTGTGTTAAAACCGCATTGTGCTTACAATCCAAGTTGTTCCGCTTATATGGTAGACGCCATTGAGCAATGGGGCATTCGGGGCGTATGGATGGGGTTGAAACGCATTGGCCGCTGTCATCCTTGGGGAGGCTTCGGACCAGATCCGGTGCCAAAAGGACGTAGTTCCCAAAACCATTAGTTGTTTTTTTTAATAGGACACTTATGCTTAAAAGACCTAGACGTAATCGAAAAACTGCTGCAATTAGAGGCATGGTACGTGAAACACAGCTTTCCGTAGAAAACCTCGTGCAGCCCCTCTTCCTGGTTAGCAAAGAGACCTCACGTGAACCGGTCAAATCTTTGCCTAACACCTACCGCCTTGGCATTCGTGAAACCTTGAAAGAAGTGGAAGATTCCCTGAACCTGGGCATCACCAATTTCATTCTGTTTCCCGTCGTGCCAGACCAGTACAAAGACAAGTTTGCTACTTACGGTCATCATGAGGACAATTTTTACCTCAAGATTACTGCGGAGATCAAACGCCGTTTTCCCGAAACCTGTTTGATCAGCGATGTTGCCATGGATCCTTACAGCACGGACGGCCACGACGGCCTGGTGCGCGATGGCAAAATCATCAATGATGAAACGCTCCCAATCCTGGCCAAAATGGCGGTAGCCCAGGCTGCTGCCGGATTCGATTTGCTGGGCCCATCCGACATGATGGACGGCAGAGTAGGGTACATGCGCCAAGCCTTGGATGCCGCAGGCTATACCGACACGGGGATTATGGCCTACACGGCCAAGTACGCCAGTGCGTTTTATGGCCCCTTCCGCCAGGCGCTGGATTCAGCCCCCAAGGCAGGAGACAAGAAGACTTACCAAATGGATCCGGCCAACCAAAGAGAAGCCCTGATTGAGGCGGCTTTGGACATCGAAGAAGGAGCGGACTTCATTATGGTAAAACCGGCCTTGAACTACCTGGATGTCATCAGTTTGTTGAAAAACAATACCGAAACTCCCGTATCAGCGTACCACGTGAGTGGGGAATGCGCGATGCTCATTGCCGCTGCCGAGAAAGGTTGGATTGATCTGGATCAAGCTGTACAAGAAACGCTGATGTGTTTGCGTCGTGCGGGTTCAGATGTAATCATTACTTACTTCACCAAGCACTACGCGCGGATGATGAAGCAAGGTTACATGCCAGAAGAACGCAAAGAACCGAAAACTCATGCGCGCAAGCATTCTACCAAAATGCCTGCGTTTATAACGAACTACAAGATTTGAGTTGAAGTGTTTGTAGTTTATGGTTGAAAAGAAAAGGGGGCAGTTATCAGAAATGATGATTGCCCCTTTTTAAGTTGAAAATTTTAGGGTTTAAAAGTTGAAAATGCACCTTAAACGCAATGAGTAAAAAAATCTATTACAAGGGATTCGAGGCTTATATCTGGAACTTTAAGCAAAAGTTTGGAGATGACTCTATTTCACATTCATTTACAGAAGCGATGATTGGTCAACTTTGCAAATACTTTTTAGAAAAAACAGGAATAGATATGGGTAAAAGCAAAGGAAAAATTGGTTTCGCCCCTGGTACTATTTCAAGTTTAGGGTATAGTATCGACGGGAATATTGGTAAGTTAGAAGGTCATCTTATATGCTTTTATATGGAAGTAGGGGGAGCGATAAATTGGAAGACTTACGATGGCTCAATAATTCATCCTAAAGATCAAGTTGATGAAAAAAATATTGAATTTTGGTTTGAGGATTTAAATGTTGAATGGGCTAAACGAGAATGGAAGCTTTATTCTGCTCTACCTAAACTTGGCTTTACCTTACCGTCACTCCATTACAAAGTGCTTGTTGACCACTTCAACGAGCATTTCTATGTCCTCGTTGCTTTCAAAAGTAAAGATCAAAGCATAGTAGAATCTGTAGCTAACCTTCTCTATCACACTTGCAATACCTGGAATGATCATAGCTTGACTAAAAGTCGTAAACTGGGAATTGTGCACAATTGTAGTACACAAATTTTAGAAGATAATTATCTACGATTCTATATTGACTTTGGCAGCGCCCACGAAAAGCTCCTCAAACAAATACTGGAGGCACTAAACGATATCCCACAAATAGAAAAAGTAACCATCACTTCGTACCCCGATGAAGAATAATCAAAAGACAATGTTCAAATCTCCTAATGCGTACGCAGTAGCGGAGCCCAGATCATACCCTACCTTAGCTGCCTTAGCAGTTCGACCTTCCACAACTATAGTATTTCGCCGTATTTCGAAAATAGCATAAGCGAAAGCCTATTTTTTATCTTTTAACTTGGAAAGTTGAGCGGCATCTGCCAAATCTTGTGGACGACCAGCACTAATTTTAACCTTGATTAAATCCTCAATACCCATAAAATTGATGGTGGTATCTTCTACTTGTATTTGATTTTTCCTTGTGAAACAGTCTTCAAATCTTGCACCCTCTACTTCTGAAAGGATATCAATGCGAAAAGGTTCCTGACCCAGTTGTACCACATTAGTCGGATTTAAAAAATCTTTTGCGGACAAGCCCAATGATCCGAAACCAAAAGCCTCAAGCGAATGGAGCAAATTTTTAATATTGGCAGCATCGAGCCAAATCCAAAAGTCTATATCTTTGGTATATCGTGGATAGCCGTGGAAATTGACGGCATACCCTCCAATAACCAGGTATTTAACACTGTTCGCGTTTAACAACTCGATAAACTCTTTGAAATCCTTGTTGATTACCATACATGCGTTGGTTTACTTCATTACGAAGTTTTTCAAGTTCTTCCAGGCGTTGTATAAAGGAGCGGCTAAGCCAATAGATCAGGTTGCTGTCGTCGTGACCGAGTTTGACTATTTTGACTATTTTTTCCATGGCTTACCCCTTGTGGGTTTAACAATTTTATAAACTTTTCTTTTGCAAAGATACAGCATGTTTTACTTCCAAACAAATCCAAATCAGCAACCAAACCTTGATCTTCAAGCGAGAGATAAAAAGCTTAACCATCATTCCATTCCACTGCACCTATTCCAACTTTGAGGTAATCCATTTTTCAATCCCAACAATAACCAGAATAGAAGCCGCAACCGCTGCCGAAAATGACCAGGCTTCCAGATTTAAAGGCAAAGAAGAAAACCAACGATTCATGATGGGTGCATAAACAAAGAAAAGTTGGGCAAGTAACACGACAAAGATTCCCAAATAGATAAATGGATTGGAAAAGTAGCCTATTGCACCTACATTGTACTTGAGCGATCGACAATTGAGTAGATAAAAAATCTGGAAAAAGACCATGGCAGTCACGGCCATCGTTTGAGCCTCCGCCAAAGCTTTTGTCGCGTCGATGCCTTTTTCCAACTCAATATTGTACTCCCAGAGAAACAGCCCAACGGTACCTCCCGCCATCACCAGTGCGACAATAATCATCCGTAAGGCAAGGACTGCACTGAGAAATGGCTTCTGCTGATCGCGGGGAGGTCGATTCATCACATCGGGTTCCATTGCTTCCAGTGCCAGCGGCAAGGTGAGGGCCACTGCGGTGATCAAGTTGACCCACAATACTTGTACCGGGAGCATCGGGCGAATCAGTACCCCCTCAACGGTTGGAAAAAACGATACCGCAAAAAGAGTAACCAATCCCAAACCGATACTCGTTGGCAAAATGAACACAATACCCTTTAGCAAATTGTCAAATACATGCCGGCCTTCTTCTACTGCGGCTTCAATACTTTCAAAATTGTCATTAACGAGGATCATATCGGAAGCTTCCCGCGCCACTGCCGTTCCGCTCACACCCATTGATATTCCGATATCCGCGCGCTTTAGTGCTGGAGCATCATTTACCCCGTCACCGGTCATGGCCACTATTTCGCCGTTTGCTTGTAACGCTTTAACCAACCTCAGCTTGTCTTCGGGAGATACCCGTGCATAAATATCGGTGGTCTTGACGGTTTCTTGGAGCGCAGCATCGTCCATTTGTTGAAGTTCCTGACCGGTCACGACCAGTTCATTTTTACTCAATGCCAATTCTTTGGCAATTGCGAGTGCGGTAGCTGGATGGTCACCAGTAATCATTTTGACCACTATGCCTGCATCATGGCATTTTTTGATCGCTGTCTTTACTTCTTCGCGAGGCGGGTCTTTCATGGCCATGAGACCTAGGAAGGTGAAATCCTCGAGCATTCGGCTTTCAAGGCTGTTGATTCGGTCATCGGGGGCCAGCCTTTTTACAGCAAAGGCCAGAATGCGCAAGCCACTGGCGGCAAGATCCAAAGCTTCTTTTTTGATCTTTTCAGGGTGAATTGCATCGGTTTTTTGCAAAAGCGGGATTACCGTTTCTGGTGCCCCCTTTAAATAAATGACTTTTTCATCGCCAGGTGATTGGTGCAGGGTAATCATCCTTTTTGTGACCGAATCAAAGGGCTTTACATCCAGGCGGGGCCATTCCTCCCGAATGCTGCTTTCGTTGATACCAAATTTTCGGCTGGCGAAGATCAGGGCCAATTCGGTGGGGTCTCCTACCATTTTCCAGGTACCATCCTCAGCAACATGTAGGGTAGCATCATTGCACAAAGCCCCAGCTCGCATCAGTTCACCAATATCTTCTTCTTTAGCTTCAGTTGCCGTAGACTCCAGGAGGGTTCTGCCTTGTACTTCGGTGCCTAATCCGGTTACAGTGTACCGATTTTCGCCATCCCAAATGATTTGGACGGTCATTTCATTCCGGGTAAGGGTGCCAGTTTTGTCAGAACAAATCACGGTAGTGCTACCCAGGGTTTCTACCGAAGATAAATGTCGCATGACTGCCTTGCGTTTGGCCAAACGAATAATGCCGATGGCTGCAGAGATGGTGATGACCGCAGGTAAGCCTTCGGGAATGGCGGCTACCGCAAGTGTAATGGCCGAAAGCATAGATTCGACCAAGGTGTAATGGCGAAACAACCCAATGATGAATACCAAAAGGCCAACAATCAGAATAGCCAAAGTGATTGTTTTTCCGATTTTTTCAATGGACTTTGTCAGCGGCGATTTGACTTCACCAGTGGATTGCATCAATTCAGAGATTTGGCCGATTTCGGTTTTCTTCCCAGTAGCTACCACTACCCCTTCGGCTGTGCCCTCCGTAACAAAGGTTCCACTGAATACCATCGATTTCCGATCAGCGACTACCGCATTGACCTCTACTGCTGCTGTACTTTTTTCGGAGGGTAAAGACTCTCCGGTTAAAATGGATTCATTGCAACTCAAGCTTTTGGCAAAGGTAAGTCGAATATCCGCCGAAATGCGATCACCAGCTTGCAGCAACACGTAATCGCCAGGAACCAGGTCTTCTGATTCAATATGCTTCTGCAAGCCTTCGCGTACTACTGTCGTATACTCAGGAACGAGTTGGAGCAAATTTCGAATGGCGTTGTTTGCCTGGAATTCCTGAACAAAACCAATGATTGCATTGATAAAGATAACTCCGAAAATAACCGCAGCATCAGTGGTTTTTCCCATCAACACGGCAATAACGCTCGACGCCAACAGGATGTAAATCAAGGGATCCATGAACTGGCTAAAAAATAGCCCCAAGGCCCCAGGGCCTTTCCGCTGGGTTATTTTGTTTGGGCCATAATTTTTGATGCGTTGCGCCACCTCAGTGGAAGAAAGCCCTTTGGGTGATGTACGGAGTTGTTCAATCACGGCGTCAAATGACATCGAATGCCATGTATTGGGATGAGGCGTAGGATTCATAATGACTTCGGATGTAAAAAAAACTGAACGCCTAAATCTATACCAATGCGGGTAGTATTGCGCTCAAAATTGTGGTTTAAATTTGGTGCCAATTCCAGGGCTAGATGAGGGGTCAAAAAACTGTTGAGCCCACCACCAAAGCTTAAACTTGTACTATTGACTTCAAAGTCTTGCTCGGCTAGTTTCCCGGTGGATCGAGCAAATTCATAGGTGCTACCGATGAACCATAACCGATGTTGTGCCTTCGAAAAATAGTATCGTACTTGAGGTGCGAGGCCAAAAGTGGTAATGTTGAAGTTGTCATTTCCATTAATGGCCAGGTTCAAACGGGTTCCTACAGCCAGGTGATCGGTAAAAAAGTAGAGTAAATTAGGCGCAACATCAAAAATCGAGATATTTGAAGTCCCTTCTCGGGCAGATTGGATGCCGAATGAAAAGCCGCCATTGGTTCCACCAATCATTACACTTCCACGTTGGATACCTGACAAGGCTTCGCGGCGATTGGTTCGTAGGTCTTTATTGAGGTAAATGTTTAGCCGGCTAGACAAACCCACACGTAGGTTTTTATTGATTTCAAAATCCGATTGCTGCAAGGCCAAATAAGTATCCCAACCCAGCCCTGGCGCTAGAAAGTGCGTCATACCCAAGCCCAAATTGGCCCCCACAGTACCAGGTGAGAGACTCAAATCGAACTGGGCATTGGCAAAAAAATGATTGTTGCTTGCCTGCGGATTGAAATAATACCGGGCAAAAGGTGACAATGAAAAACCGCCGACACCTGTCACTCCGGCGAGTGCGAAAGAGCCTATCGTCAGTCTGCTCCCCAGCAACCATCGATCTGAAACAAAAAGGCCAAGTTCAGGCGCAATGGCTAGCCCCAATAAGTCATTGTCGTCACCGACTTCTATCGATAACTCGGCTAAGCCATTAGCAAAGCCTGGAATACTGTTGATGCCATAGCCACTGGAATAAAAAGTGCCACGCGTGAGTTGTGCCTGTACCAGCATTGGCCAAATCAACATGAACATGAAACAAAGGCGAGGAATTGTGTTCATAGCAGCATTTATTATTTAAAGCAGCTACGAGAAAAATTAGTTCGTTTCTTTGTTGGAAAAAAATTGTAATCAAAAATAAGCTATTGATGCAAATTGACTGCCTCGTTCCAGCAGACAATTAAAAACACAAAGGGTCGGCTACCACTAATTTCAATGGTAACCGACCCCTCTATTTTTAGTTGAAAAGTTTAGGGTTGAAGAGTTGAAAAGACCGCACTTCGCTCAGTGATCAGTCTTTTCAACTCTTCAACCCTAAACTTTTCAACTCTTATTGCAGAATCACCTCTTTCTCCTCCACCATCTTCCGGATGTTGATCAGCGCATAACGCATCCGGCCCAAAGCGGTATTGATGCTTACCCGCGTCAACTTGGCAATTTCCTTGAAACTCATATCCGCGTAGTGGCGTAGGATGACCACTTCGCGTTGCTCCGGTGGAAGCATGTCTACCAGGTGGCGCACTTTGTCGTGCGTTTGGCTGCGGATAATGGTTTGTTCGGAATTGAAATCCGGTGTTTGTAACACGTCGAAAATATCGAAGGTATCGGTAGGAGATACTTTTGGACGGCGTTTGGTGCGGCGGAAATAATCTACGCACATGTTGTACGAGATGCGCATGGCCCACTGCAGGAACTTTCCTTCGTGGTTGTACTTACCGCGGCGCAGGGTATCAATGATCTTGATGAAAACTTCTTGAAAGATGTCTTCAGCAAGGCTTTGATCCTTGACGAACAGGTAAATAGAGGTGTAAATTTTTTGTTGATGGCGATTGAGCAATTCTTCGAACGCTCTTTCGTTTCCTTCCAAATAGCAGGCGATAAGCTGCTGATCGTTTAGCTGTGTAACTTGCATAACTAAATAGTTTGAAGCAATGGGA includes these proteins:
- the hemB gene encoding porphobilinogen synthase, yielding MLKRPRRNRKTAAIRGMVRETQLSVENLVQPLFLVSKETSREPVKSLPNTYRLGIRETLKEVEDSLNLGITNFILFPVVPDQYKDKFATYGHHEDNFYLKITAEIKRRFPETCLISDVAMDPYSTDGHDGLVRDGKIINDETLPILAKMAVAQAAAGFDLLGPSDMMDGRVGYMRQALDAAGYTDTGIMAYTAKYASAFYGPFRQALDSAPKAGDKKTYQMDPANQREALIEAALDIEEGADFIMVKPALNYLDVISLLKNNTETPVSAYHVSGECAMLIAAAEKGWIDLDQAVQETLMCLRRAGSDVIITYFTKHYARMMKQGYMPEERKEPKTHARKHSTKMPAFITNYKI
- a CDS encoding cation-translocating P-type ATPase; amino-acid sequence: MSFDAVIEQLRTSPKGLSSTEVAQRIKNYGPNKITQRKGPGALGLFFSQFMDPLIYILLASSVIAVLMGKTTDAAVIFGVIFINAIIGFVQEFQANNAIRNLLQLVPEYTTVVREGLQKHIESEDLVPGDYVLLQAGDRISADIRLTFAKSLSCNESILTGESLPSEKSTAAVEVNAVVADRKSMVFSGTFVTEGTAEGVVVATGKKTEIGQISELMQSTGEVKSPLTKSIEKIGKTITLAILIVGLLVFIIGLFRHYTLVESMLSAITLAVAAIPEGLPAVITISAAIGIIRLAKRKAVMRHLSSVETLGSTTVICSDKTGTLTRNEMTVQIIWDGENRYTVTGLGTEVQGRTLLESTATEAKEEDIGELMRAGALCNDATLHVAEDGTWKMVGDPTELALIFASRKFGINESSIREEWPRLDVKPFDSVTKRMITLHQSPGDEKVIYLKGAPETVIPLLQKTDAIHPEKIKKEALDLAASGLRILAFAVKRLAPDDRINSLESRMLEDFTFLGLMAMKDPPREEVKTAIKKCHDAGIVVKMITGDHPATALAIAKELALSKNELVVTGQELQQMDDAALQETVKTTDIYARVSPEDKLRLVKALQANGEIVAMTGDGVNDAPALKRADIGISMGVSGTAVAREASDMILVNDNFESIEAAVEEGRHVFDNLLKGIVFILPTSIGLGLVTLFAVSFFPTVEGVLIRPMLPVQVLWVNLITAVALTLPLALEAMEPDVMNRPPRDQQKPFLSAVLALRMIIVALVMAGGTVGLFLWEYNIELEKGIDATKALAEAQTMAVTAMVFFQIFYLLNCRSLKYNVGAIGYFSNPFIYLGIFVVLLAQLFFVYAPIMNRWFSSLPLNLEAWSFSAAVAASILVIVGIEKWITSKLE
- the yidD gene encoding membrane protein insertion efficiency factor YidD yields the protein MSLSQSWKRAIKYILILPIRFYKVAIWPVLKPHCAYNPSCSAYMVDAIEQWGIRGVWMGLKRIGRCHPWGGFGPDPVPKGRSSQNH
- a CDS encoding nucleotidyltransferase, with the translated sequence MVINKDFKEFIELLNANSVKYLVIGGYAVNFHGYPRYTKDIDFWIWLDAANIKNLLHSLEAFGFGSLGLSAKDFLNPTNVVQLGQEPFRIDILSEVEGARFEDCFTRKNQIQVEDTTINFMGIEDLIKVKISAGRPQDLADAAQLSKLKDKK
- a CDS encoding RNA polymerase sigma factor yields the protein MQVTQLNDQQLIACYLEGNERAFEELLNRHQQKIYTSIYLFVKDQSLAEDIFQEVFIKIIDTLRRGKYNHEGKFLQWAMRISYNMCVDYFRRTKRRPKVSPTDTFDIFDVLQTPDFNSEQTIIRSQTHDKVRHLVDMLPPEQREVVILRHYADMSFKEIAKLTRVSINTALGRMRYALINIRKMVEEKEVILQ
- a CDS encoding TolB family protein; translation: MQKYMLSSIGAFSLCLLFSFFTTTNVSAQIAELFAPGVISDGGVFGLTLSPDGKTAVFVRAYGGRDSLHLFISRLENGNWSTPVRAPFSTLGKNWNDIDPAFSPDGKFLLFNSNRPLAGRPKADFDIWGVKRTQTGWGEAYHLGDVINTDSSDIYATVANSGNIYFSSNRAGGLGKLDLYMSVYRNGAYQSPQNLGAEINTQNHDSNPFISPKEDYLIFWRQDPDGYGASDLYISFRKKNTWTKALNLGPAINTEIGEFCPFIQPKGKKLFFSRTRVNGAVRVENIYSIDFSAKQFRSVQK
- a CDS encoding helix-turn-helix domain-containing protein, with the protein product MYQFDSLFAAFASLGIANGLLFGGYLLRQARSVPQDSNRYLGWFIFLLSLRFAITTVHYFYRSPLADWADWGLVLNLCLGPSFVVYVLSVFKTPPARAFFRLHLIPALVLLGLSLLGRRVFSPAPFFEPFNDGWFLINQLTLLHWILYLVYGYRLFLSELAKKRAEGIDTRKVQQWMFGLLFFLSVLILGYSFNNAKLLCVIFCPLFYTIIVYAILAFFIKNSALLQKGYGLEGNKVSVLKSEKIPQIRENLQKLLAEKGVFLNPELTLDKLAQQLDISPHALSHYINTYEGSNFSDWLNRHRVEYACYLLLDPQCTHLKIAAVAFDSGFNTLSVFNVAFKKVMGVTPSAFRRMGDLGTMKK
- a CDS encoding HupE/UreJ family protein, translated to MQSIFQTYLELGFAHIADLAGYDHILFIVVLCAIYRLQEWRKVAILVTAFTIGHSLTLGMAAMNIIPVNTKMVEFLIPLTIFLTAIYNVVYHRFDQREIQSRTFNRNINVNYVFALVFGLIHGLGFSNFFRSLTMPGNESDLIVQLLAFNIGVEIGQLTIVAVILIFSLLAFSVLRIKQREYNLFVSGAAAGLSLVMMLERNPFT